AGAGCCAAGACTGCTCGAGACAACAACAGAGACCTGGGTTTATGCAGGTAGTATGGACTTTTTGCTACTTTAACTCACTCTTGCTTGTTCATCATGGCCAACAATCAGTCTTAGattcttgtttttatgatAATTGCTTCTGCTACTCCAGAACGTTTTTGACCAAGATTGAGTATAAAATGTCCGttgaattatatttttgaACCCTTCTAATTCCAGTCTTTTTGCACCATACACATCTTGGAAATAaccttgaaaatgacattttatgtaTTCATCTTTGTAATAAAGTGTGTATTGACTTGACCAGGGTTCTCCTTGCTGAGCTGGAGCGACATCAAGACGCCTGGCCTTTCCTGACACCTGTCAACCTCAAGTCAGTCCCTGGCTATAAGAAGGTCATCAAAAAGCCCATGGATTTCTCCACCATACGTGAGAAGCTCGTGAGCAGCCAGTGAGTTGGTTCCCTGTCTTTTAGCACCATTGCCGTCCTTGCATTATTCGACAGTAGCAGGCTCAGGAATGCCTAATAACTATACAAGCATTCTCACATTTGCCAACTGATTTAAGCCATTCAAacgaaaaaatattcacaaaattCAGGACATTTTGACCCTGTAGAGAATATTGGTGGGcaactccggtcctcgagggctaGTGTCCTGCATCTTTTCTGTctccctgttgcaacacacttgattcaaatgatcagaattgttatccagcttctgcaaaTCTTGCTGATgatctgaccatttgaatccgatgttttgaaaaatgtcaactcATTCAGGACATCTTAGCATCAAGCTATTCAGCAATCTTCAGTTTATGCATTTTGCCCTTGCCTCACACTGTTTTGTGCTTGTCTGATCACAGGTATCAAAACCTGGAGACTTTCATCATTGACGTCAATTTGGTGTTTGACAACTGCGAAAGGTTTAACGAGGACAATTCCGACATCGGTCGAGCTGGTCATAACATGAGGAAGTTCTTTGAGAAGCGCTGGACTGAGCttctgaaacaaacaaactaaattcaaagttaaaacaacaacaacaacgacattctcctcatcctcattaAACAAACCCATTCTACTTTTCATATCGGGGCACCaggttttcatttcattcttgGGGGTAGAATGCGGCTTTGCCAGCAGGAGAGACGGATGCCATCTTGAAATCCGAGTTGTTACACAAACTGCGCTGGATTTATTACAACAGGGATCCAAAACCCCAAAGACTCCCAGAGAAATGGGGTACCGTAGTGCAATACCACTCCCTGTGTCAGAACACTGCACTGAAAgaatcctcactgatgtgtcTGCGCTAGAATACTTTCCACTAcctgtaaatatattttggttttgttattTAATCGTATTATAGtgaatgtatttaattttgtaataattatttatgaaATCAAGGTCCACTTCATTTTCTATGAAAAGGAAGACTCTGTGTAACTGCTTTGAATCGAAAAAGGAATGTGTCTgtgttctcatttttgttttcttttttttctttcatcaccCAAATATCAAACAAtgccaagaagaaaaagctgTTTACACTGTTCAGTGCTTTGGGCGTCAGAGGACTGTCTtcaatttttcaattattcACAGGAACAGCAGAGGGACAGTTTAATTGGTGAttcgtgtgtgtatatactgtttattaatgtcaatattttgtcttgtttgaAACAATGTGTACAAATGGTTTAAGAATATTAAGATATTGTTTATGCCTTAGAATGATTGTAGCATTCTATTTTAGTGAACGTGATGAAAACATGATAAATATTGTTTGTACAGTATATACATATCCTCTGCAAACACTGTGGTATCCTTAATCTTGGTAGTGCCTACCCTTCCAACAGGGGCATGTAGGGGATGTTATTGTTTTCcgtttgtttttatgacatgtttttgttttttaaatatgattttaatcCAACAAGGCCTCCAAAGTTGGACAATGACACAGACATCATTCCTCACccgttgaaaagaaaaaaggaacaaGCATTGATCGATGCATCCGTGACGCATTTCCTCACCATCTGCCAGAGGACCTAAAGGCCATTTGTAACCACTGTGTTGAACCTTGCTGTGTGTTGTGGCCTGATGGAGGCAGCTAGATTTTTTTGTACCAAGTCAAAAAGTACTTGAAGTTACTTTATTTAAGATAATGTGGAATAAAAGTATCATTCTTTTGTAGGAGCTTTATTTTTCACTAGTGTGTGGCACGGACCTATTAAAAGGATGTTTTTCAACGTAAAATGCTTGGACTGGTTTTCTTTGAGTAATGTTTTCCTGGCACTAATTGTTTGAATGCAAAGAATAGTGCATTGTTCTTCTGCACCAGATGTAATATTCTCACATATCCACATTTGCACATTACTGGGGAGACTCCAAATTTACCCAATCAGACCATTTCAGCAATGATTGCGTCATTTGGACAACACTTTTTCCTCCCTAATTATTTTCGGTTGCGGTCCCAAATCAAGAGCATTTATTTACAAGCAATTAAGGAGTAATATTGCAGCAGGGCCTATTGGGGccctaagaaaaaaaaatatttggaggGCCCTCATCGCATATCTCCCGATCCCAAATGTATTATATACAAAATATGACCATGCAAAACCATGTCATTCGACAACCTTTATTAACGGCAAGCAGTTGTCGATAATATAATGAAGTAACACTGACTggaataaaaaactgaatatgcatgtgtgcattttatagaaataTTAATGAGGtcattggctggcaactgtTAAATGCAACGTCATAATGCATATGATTGCCAAACCACGGTACATTCAATGCagtctgacacacacacacaaacacttaaAGCGCCTCTAATTTAGAAACGGAGTGTAAGCATTCAATTGAAATTTTACTTAATTACGGTAATTGAACAAGTACttttattagtttcaattGAATCGAGTACATTTTGGGGTATCATCCTTGCGCAAGTGTCACGTTGCAACGTGGGACCAGCAAACATGCAAGGGAAACGCGTCAGGTATGTGACGTCATTTATGATGTCACAGTGAATTGTAAACAGGAAGTAAACGGAACCAACCCTCAAGCCTGAACAAAAACGGTAACGTCAACGATTTTGTTGCTGTGGTGGTGGGTAAGCAAACATTTTACTCTTTGATAAATACAGGTAGTACCTCGTCATTACGTTTTGGAGGCGAACATTTATTGACGTGAATTATGACACATTATGAATTCGCTTCCGTGTATTCGTTAGCGTGGGTTTTTTGGCTATGCGATATTTCTGGATTTACTATAATAAATCCTTCTACTaggattatttttgttaagaTTAGGGTTAGTTCGATCGTCTATGTGAAACTGTTTTAGCATTTAATTCATAAGTGACATCTAGTTACAGGTCTATGTACGAGTACAACATTTGTCCTCGCTACTAAGACAAGTGTCAACCTCCTGATCACCGCACAACAGTCtagattaaaaagaaaaatcaccaAAATGTTTAcgtcttgattttttttatggcagtGTAGGACCATCTCTCCAAATGGTGTCCCTGATTTGCACTTTACAAGACCATCGAGATGATGTCAACTGGTGCGCGTTCTCTGCACAACTGTTAGCCacatgttccggagacaagaCCGTGAGGGTGTACAACACCCGGGATTTCTCTGAGCTGGCCTTCTCGCCGCTGGAAGGACATGGCTACAGTGTCCACTGCTGCTGTTTCAGCCCCTGTGGACAGTTCCTTGCCTCGTGTTCCACAGATGCCACCACCTTGGTGTGGTCCATGGCCACCGGGGAGATTGAGGCCGTTCTGCAACATCCTGGCCGCAGCCCCGTTAGGATCTGTGTGCTGTCTCCGGACTCCACCCATCTGATTTCGGGTGCATCTGATGGCTCTTTGGCTCTCTGGGATTTCCCATCCAAACAGCTCCGCAGGTTTGTTAGTATTATGAAACCAAATTTATTGCAAAGGATACATTACAAACCCACCCACTATAGCTGAAAATCTGTAGTACTGAGAAataatagaattttttttcacagcttgccaacatcacatgaccaaaccctATCTTTTGTTTAAAACTATATACAATGTTCTTATAAGGTTTAATTACTGTATATTGTGGATTTTCACCAAAGGTGCTTCAAGCGTCCCCTGTTAAAAACGTGAATAAATAGTGTGCAAGGGGTCTAAAAGCATCTACTGTTTGTGAAGGACCAGCTGCGTGAGTGACACATCAATGGTGGCGTGCTCGTTCAGCCCATGCGGCCAGATGTTTGTCACCGGTTCCACCTACGGGCACCTCCGCGTGTGGGACTTGGATATGAACCAGCTCCACGCCGAAAAGAACGCTCACGACCTCGGCGTCACCTGCTGCGCCTTCGCTCCCAGCATCCTCAGCGGTCAGACAAActtgttgtcattttatttcattgacgTATATACAAGATGTCGCCATCCGAAGGTTGTAATTGAGACACAGAGAATGGCTTAGGTCAGCTTGGTGAACCACAACGTATTCAATGAACTCCCAATTGTGATTGTCTTGCAGACAGTCAAGTTGTACAGTTCCACTTGGCGTCATGTGGACAGGACAGTCATGTAAAGATATGGGCCCTGAACAAGCTGAGTTCTGGAGGTAAACCACAGCGGAAAAATGCCCAATACACACTCGAGGTCTCGCCGGGATTCTTTGCCATTCAGGACCTTTCTCTCTTTTGTAGCCTTTAAGATGCAACTTCTGCATACATTGACTGGCCAGTCAGCTCCAGTCCTCACATGTGCATACTCCTCAGATGGACAACTGCTTGTCTCAGGGTAGGAAGGAGGGTGGAgaatttgttacattttgtggCCCAACAGTATGGTCATCCTTTTGAGAAGTCACAATGACAATGGAATTTATTATCTCCAGGCTAGTTTAATCATTTACACCAGATGACGTCACAAGATAAACAGAATGACTTTGAAGGATATGACCACTGGAGGGTGACATGGATCAATTTATTACTGAACATCTGATACTCactcaacatttttgttttaattccaCAGCTCTGTGGACAAAACAGTGACCGTGTATGACGCAGTGAGTTCCATGTTCAAGTTGATTAGTATGAGGTGCCGAATAGGCTGAAAATAACAATTCCTTCTCATGCTCGCAACTCGCCACTCGCCCAAAAAGTCACTTAAAATATTCCCCCAAAATCCAAggctcaaaatattttttttgtctttgtgaagCAATTTTGATAATCAGTGACTTCGTTTGAGGAGCAAAGTTGTCAATTTTGATctactgtaatgtaatgtTGAGATCATTTATTGTGCAGACCTCAAaagtcatatttatttattttaggcaTGAGAAGCAAAGGTTATATTTTGCATATTCGACACCTCGTACATTATGGCGACtcttatatatcgttatatttattaatacacattgtttttctttttgactttgtAGAAAAATGCTGTGTTGCTTTATACATTGAATCAGCATAAGAGGTGGGTCTTCCGAGATGCAAAGCTTATACAGTAGATTTGATCACACAAATCAAATtccaatcatatttgtattccAATTGTATTGTCTGTCTTGTTTTGGTCCAGCCATGAGTGAATTGTGGATAGCGTGAGTGTCCTGTAATATCCATCAAGCCTACTTGTGCCAACTCTGGTCTTGTTGAGGCATACTCCAATGGAAAATTAGAACATTaattatttcacaaaaatcactgcacaaatcaaaatgttgtAAAATGGGTGAATATtcacatatataaataatataacataTAGTTTTACCAATAACATGCAAAGCAAATTCCAAATGTCGTTCATTGCACAATAGCCTTTAGACCACGTTTCTTAGCATTCAGTACGAACATTTTCTGCACTACGTGGAGAAAgccaatatgtatatgtatatatttattttgctgaTTGCTGAGGAGCAATGACGATCATCCTCTGCCGCAGGTACGTGACTGCGTGTTCCTTCTCTCCAACCTCACCATTAATAGCCACAGGATCCATGGACAAGACGGTGAACATCTGGAGAGTGGAAGATGGATGCAGTGGCCACGGTTAGAGCAACACAAACTACttatcatgattttttttaagttttcatTGTCGTCTCTCTGTCTTTTTCATACCGGCTTTGCTGCATCACAGCTGGGAAATCATTGCCTGGTAAGCtttatatcaacatttgttccATTTTACTATTCCCACTGGTCTATTGTCTTGATTTTATACCATTTGACACTCTTAGCATACTGAGAGAATATTGATCCAATTATATTTTCACCACACTTTGTCTTATGTACTATTTTTAGTAATTTATCTTAAACATGCTCTCTCTTCCAGAAGAGTTCACTGTGACCACGTGCCAAGGTAAGCTGTTACCTGTGTTCCACCAGTGTTGACAGTGTAACCTTATCTTTGCAACAAAGTGAAGCACATGGCAACACGTGTGAAGTGTCGAAGGTCAATACATTGTGCAATTCACATTAGTCTTAGCAGCTAGGAGCTGTCAATGCATGAGCCCCTATATTCATACTTTGGGTATGTCAGGTCCAGAAAAGAGAAAACCCTGCCACAACCTCAGTTACCTGCCCGTTGAGTCGAAGCACCTGTGGCTCAAGCCAAACTGTGGCAGGGTTTTTACTTTCTGGGACCTGAATTTCCCATCTCTGCCCGTTGtagtattattatatttttattgtttaataaAATCCTTGTCCTTGGGAAGCACTTGCAAAAAATTGCTCCTCAGATATATTTCTCCTCAAAGGAATGAGCAAATTAATTAGTAAAATTGCTCTTGAAATGAAAAGTTATTTCGAGCCTTGCAACTATCTACAGGTATATCTTGTCCGTGTCGGGCCGAAACCTCCTCCACAATTTGGTAGATGTCATGTACTGTATTATAACAAATCTATACTATTGCTCAGTCCACATGTGTGaggttctttcttttttcttttttttaaacaaattattGATCAATCTAAAGTGTTGAACATGTCTTGCTCTCTTTGATGATGCA
The window above is part of the Syngnathus acus chromosome 3, fSynAcu1.2, whole genome shotgun sequence genome. Proteins encoded here:
- the wdsub1 gene encoding WD repeat, SAM and U-box domain-containing protein 1 isoform X2, giving the protein MVSLICTLQDHRDDVNWCAFSAQLLATCSGDKTVRVYNTRDFSELAFSPLEGHGYSVHCCCFSPCGQFLASCSTDATTLVWSMATGEIEAVLQHPGRSPVRICVLSPDSTHLISGASDGSLALWDFPSKQLRRTSCVSDTSMVACSFSPCGQMFVTGSTYGHLRVWDLDMNQLHAEKNAHDLGVTCCAFAPSILSDSQVVQFHLASCGQDSHVKIWALNKLSSGAFKMQLLHTLTGQSAPVLTCAYSSDGQLLVSGSVDKTVTVYDAKNAVLLYTLNQHKRYVTACSFSPTSPLIATGSMDKTVNIWRVEDGCSGHAGKSLPEFTVTTCQASTSSGRSKLLVSDWSEEDVSVWLLEEGLDALVDTFRANNIDGIELLALTKETLLSELRIESVGLRGKVLRKVEELKNALVCSGVPDEFLCPITRELMRDPVLAADGYSYEREAITMWIHTKNRSSPMTNLPLLTTLLTPNHTLKMAIARWRVSH
- the wdsub1 gene encoding WD repeat, SAM and U-box domain-containing protein 1 isoform X1, which gives rise to MVSLICTLQDHRDDVNWCAFSAQLLATCSGDKTVRVYNTRDFSELAFSPLEGHGYSVHCCCFSPCGQFLASCSTDATTLVWSMATGEIEAVLQHPGRSPVRICVLSPDSTHLISGASDGSLALWDFPSKQLRRTSCVSDTSMVACSFSPCGQMFVTGSTYGHLRVWDLDMNQLHAEKNAHDLGVTCCAFAPSILSDSQVVQFHLASCGQDSHVKIWALNKLSSGAFKMQLLHTLTGQSAPVLTCAYSSDGQLLVSGSVDKTVTVYDAKNAVLLYTLNQHKRYVTACSFSPTSPLIATGSMDKTVNIWRVEDGCSGHAGKSLPEEFTVTTCQASTSSGRSKLLVSDWSEEDVSVWLLEEGLDALVDTFRANNIDGIELLALTKETLLSELRIESVGLRGKVLRKVEELKNALVCSGVPDEFLCPITRELMRDPVLAADGYSYEREAITMWIHTKNRSSPMTNLPLLTTLLTPNHTLKMAIARWRVSH